In Agelaius phoeniceus isolate bAgePho1 chromosome 14, bAgePho1.hap1, whole genome shotgun sequence, a single genomic region encodes these proteins:
- the LOC129125745 gene encoding uncharacterized protein LOC129125745 isoform X1, with translation MSSSEPILDIKGDTAEAIPENLGGAGQQSSCPPRDTAGSGQSLEHTEPTPAALEDAAEPRESPGRRQEPPEAGNAAGSGEPGPGRAAQPEGNEPGPGRAAQPEGNEPGPGRAAQPEGNEPGPSGSPPWPEAPEESPARPSTLDLGSSLRRLQELKQRRDSDRAALRDNGLEATVGTATATTVGKATATTTATTTASSTATSTTTTTASSTASSTASSTASTATTRATSTATTTVTTTGSSEEHQALQSELGRCIEEFRRIRIPAAFPNKKRQWQSELLRKYQL, from the exons atgTCCTCCTCCGAGCCCATCCTGGACATCAAGGGAGACACGGCAGAAGCAATTCCAG AGAacctgggaggagcagggcagcagagctcctgcccaCCACGGGACACTGCAGGGAGTGGACAATCCCTGGAACACACGGAGCCAACACCTGCAG ccctcgAGGATGCTGCGGAGCcgagggagagccccgggaggaGGCAGGAGCCGCCTGAGGCCGGGAATGCCGCGGGATCCggggagcccggccccggcagaGCCGCCCAGCCGGAGGGGaacgagcccggccccggcaggGCCGCCCAGCCCGAGGGGaacgagcccggccccggcaggGCCGCCCAGCCCGAGGGGAACGAGCCCGGCCCCAGCGGGTCCCCGCCGTGGCCTGAAGCCCCCGAGGAaagcccagcccggcccagcaCCCTGGACTTGGGCAGCTCCctcaggaggctgcaggagctgaagcAGCGGCGGGACAGCGACCGGGCCGCGCTCAGGGACAACGGCCTGGAGGCCACCGTgggcacagccactgccaccaccgTGGGCAAGGCCACGGCCAccaccactgccaccaccacagccagcagcacagccacctcCACAACCACCACCACGGCCAGCAGCACGGCCAGCAGCACGGCCAGCAGCAcggccagcacagccaccaccagggccacctccaCGGCCACCACCACTGTCACCACCACGGGCAGCAGCGAGGagcaccaggccctgcagtcCGAGCTGGGCAGGTGCATCGAGGAGTTCCGCAGGATCAGGATCCCGGCCGCCTTTCCCAACAAGAAGCGGCAGTGGCAGAGCGAGCTGCTGAGGAAGTACCAGCTCTGA